From Propionispora vibrioides, the proteins below share one genomic window:
- a CDS encoding cupin domain-containing protein, whose translation MNLFDKFETGSLVLPSGQVDFAAVAWSPHPTFEGVALKHLITAENTGGAFSYHLVRLGPGKKIGLHIHHPQLETHEVVAGGGVCVNAGQELPYEPGTISIFPAGIKHEVMAGPDGLCLFAKFIPALC comes from the coding sequence ATGAATTTGTTTGACAAATTTGAAACCGGCAGTCTGGTGCTGCCATCCGGTCAGGTTGATTTTGCAGCCGTGGCCTGGTCGCCGCATCCAACATTTGAAGGCGTAGCGTTAAAGCATCTGATTACCGCCGAAAATACCGGCGGAGCCTTCAGCTATCATCTGGTTCGCCTAGGACCGGGCAAAAAAATCGGTCTGCACATCCACCATCCCCAATTGGAAACCCATGAAGTCGTCGCCGGTGGCGGTGTATGCGTCAATGCAGGACAGGAACTGCCCTATGAGCCGGGAACTATTTCTATCTTTCCGGCCGGCATCAAGCATGAAGTTATGGCCGGGCCGGACGGGCTCTGCCTGTTCGCCAAGTTCATCCCCGCATTATGTTAA